The genomic DNA GCTCTTCGAGACACTTTCCAACACTGGCGGCATGGTGGCCAACGGGGAGCAACAAAAACAGGATTTAAATGTGGAagaggagctgctgcaggaCTCTGACTGTTGTGGCAATGGCTGCACTAACTGCATCCTGGACCACAAGCCCCGGCCAAGTAAGCGCGTCCTGCTGGCTGGCAAACGCAACGTGATCCTGAGCTACACCAAATTCCGATTGTTGCGGCGGGAAACCCTTGAATCTGAAGCGGAATCGAAAACTGGTGGTCAGGTGCTGCTCCTGCACTTTGGCCACGCCCCCGAGGAGCCAGGGGCGGGGACGGAGGACGACACGGTGCTGGACATTCCACCCGGACACCATGTGATGCTGCGCATTGGTTCCCTGCTGCGTCCCTATTCGCCCTATTGGAGCGACTTCCAGGCCAAAGAGTTCCGGATTCTGGTGAAGCTGCAGGCGGGCGGGCCCATGTCCCGGCTCCTGGCCGCAGTCCAGCCCAACGATCTGCTGGAGTTCCGCGGACCCATTGGGCAGTACGCACACGATGCCAGCACCGCCAAGTGCATCTACATCCTGGCCCAGGGCGTGGCCATTGCACCCACTCTGCCGCTAGTGCGCCAGGTGCTCGAGAACGAGGAGGACATGAGTCGTGTGTGGCACCTGGTGTGCGCCCGTGACCTGCGGCACGTCTACTTCCGCGAGGAGCTGCTGGAGTTTGCCCAGTACTGGAACTACCGGAGCTGCCTCTACCTGCCGCATCAGCAGTGCGCCTCCGCCGCTTGCCAGGAGGCGGGGCACTGCGTCCCCGAGTGCCTCCACCTACGCCGGAGTCTCCGCTACAAGGAGACCGCGAAGGTGGCCCGCTTGGATGCCTGCGGGCTGGCCACCCACCTCAATGCCTCCATTCCCGGACAGCGCCTACTCATCGTCGCAGGCGATTCAACCTTCCAGAAGACCATGGCCCAAATGGCCACTCAATCTTTGGCCCTAGATCCTGCCAACGTCTATTTGTTGTAAACACCAAAGGAAATTGTAAGTGTCTATCgtaatatttctaaaattaataacactTCATGATCTAACCTAATTTtaccaatatttttaatatctttgcTATTTGGGGACCTTTGGGGTCTTTAAACTTTTCTTCAGCCCCTTATTGGTCAATTCAtactatatttttaagtttttcatttctaacaagaaaggaagcaaacttcggtgtgccgaagttcatatacccttgcagctatttcaaaaactaaatactcttgaaaacgttaaaattatgatttacttgcgtgtatgtataaaaacattgaagctatgatgattttcagcttaattattctatagttcctatgacagctatacgattgttcctatgggagctatatgctatagtcgtccgattttgatgaaatttaaaccgtaattctgaataatttaaccaatactttatctcgaagcactaaaaaaaattttaaagaaccaaagttataatttttttttatttatttttatgattgtttctatgggagctatatgctatagtcgtccgattttgatgaaatttaaatcgtaattctgaaataattaaccattactatatctcgaggaactaaaaaaaaaattaaaaaatagaaaagtaataatttttttaaatttatttttccgattgttcctatggaagctatatgctatagtcgtccgatccggctcgttgcgacttatatactacctgcaatagaaagacaacttttgggaaagtttcatgcagatagctttaaaactgagagactagtttgcgtagaaacggacggacagacggacagactgacagacggacggacagacggacatggctagatcgactctcctagtgatgctgatcaggaatatatatactttatagggtcggagatgtctccttcactgcgttgcaaacttctgattgaaattataaaaccctctgcaagggtataaaaatagtaatttaatACTTTGCAAATCtgtgttaaatttaattttaatggcgtttcttgcacttttttatttgtctttaATTTGCAGAAAGGTGACTTGCACTTCACATTTCATAACTTGACCTTTTGAAACCGAAGCcacgaaaatgaaaatcaaaaatttcaaagcagaattaaagaattttaaaccagaaacatacaaaaaagTATAAAGTTTGTAGTTGTACTTCTCATAAATttgatattgttattttaagtcaaaactcggcttaaaatttaagaaaaattatgaaaCCTAGTGAATCAGCTTAGGTACAGAGGTATAACACGTTGATGTCCATATGTATTTAATCAAGGGAACATAtatgttttttcaattttaaaaattaagaacccctcccaaaactaatttggattaattttttaaacaactttgggatgtttctttttaattttttatgatttttttgtaaagattttattaataatcaaatataaaGATGATTTCAAATACCGTGTTCCTCAGTGgtgtttttgaataaaaaaaaaaaagcagaaatACTCAATAACTACGATATCTGCGCAATACGTTGTGGAATATATCATAGGTTGGTTTTTGGCCAGGCGGCCTGCGCATCCAGCAGCACGGTGTCGGACTTCTCCGGCAATTGTGACGGCTGCTGAGGGGCTGTGGCATCATGTGGGCATATTTGGCCAGGTACGGAGTCAGCAGCTCCATGGGCAGGGGGAAGATGATCGTGGAGTTCTTCTCCGCCGAGATGCTGCTCAGGGTTTGCAAGTAGCGCAGCTGTGAGCGAGGTTTAAGATATGAATACTATGTTCTTGGGGCGATGTGCAAGGACCACACCCACCTGCAGGGCTGAGGGGCTGGAGGAGATGACGTCTGAGGCCTCCTTGAGGGCAGTGGCGGACTTCTTCTCACCCTCGGCGGCAATCACCTTGGCGCGGGCATCGCGGGCAGCCTCCGCTTCGGCGGCCATCGCTCGTTGCATGGACACGGGCAACGAGACGTCCTTGCTGAAAGCGGTTAGAGATcgaaaattataagtttttcaTGGATACACTCGTGAACAtaaatttcgaaattttaGAATTAACGCCTTTGCCGGGTACCAACTTTTGGAGgatgaacaaaatatttattgggtGGACAGTTTTAAGAGGAATCTTTCTGAATAGAATTCCGAATGATTTCAAGATAACAAATGTTCTTGTATTTAtagctaaaattaaaattttcataagaaaaaacaaaaaaaagtaagaaacAGGGTCCCGGGTTCAATCCCCGGACTGGATGAgcatttttttcgtttttcaaaTTAGTTACAGGGAATTATTTAAAGGCTTTATTGTTATTTGTCTCCAGGCTATTGAAAGCGTGATATGAAAAAGTCTTAAGAAAGGTTTCAATccaatttcaaattaaagtaAGATCGAGAGACATGAAAACCGTGCccttaacattatttttttttttttaagacaataattagaaaaaaaaatatttaaaaagggtGATTAAGCTTTgacaataattattattttatatattttagttttgaaagCGAATATCATGTTGTTTTAAGTGTATTTATCCCCTTTGTTATACGATCAGATCAAGCGTCTTGGGCTTAAAGAAACTTCGATTCCCTTATATAAATTCACTTACATCTCCACACGTTCCACCATGACGCCCCAGGGCTCGGTGGCATCATCCAGGGTGGACTGCATGGTGTGGGCGAGGATCTCGCGCTCGGTGAGCAGCTCGGAGAGATTGCGGGTGCCGACGATGTTCCGCAGCGTGGTGGCCGCCAGCAGGCGGGTGGACATGCTGTAGTCCTCCACCTGCACCACCGCGTAGAGGGGATCACTGATGCGGTAGTAGACCACCGCGTCCACGGTGACCGTCACCGAGTCCTTGGTCAGCATCTCCTGCTGCGGCACATTGAAGGTGACCGTGCGCAGGTCCACCTTGCGGTACTCATCGATGCAGGGCAGGATGAAGAACATGCCCGGACCCCGAGCCCCGCCACTCAGTCTGCCTAGCCGAAAGATGATGGCCCGCTCGTACTCGGCCACCACCTTGAAGCAAATGAAGATGGCGATGGGCGAGGTGATGATGAAGATGA from Drosophila gunungcola strain Sukarami unplaced genomic scaffold, Dgunungcola_SK_2 000153F, whole genome shotgun sequence includes the following:
- the LOC128265766 gene encoding LOW QUALITY PROTEIN: band 7 protein AGAP004871 (The sequence of the model RefSeq protein was modified relative to this genomic sequence to represent the inferred CDS: deleted 2 bases in 1 codon), encoding MPENEPRGVMEWVVTCFSVIIFIITSPIAIFICFKVVAEYERAIIFRLGRLSGGARGPGMFFILPCIDEYRKVDLRTVTFNVPQQEMLTKDSVTVTVDAVVYYRISDPLYAVVQVEDYSMSTRLLAATTLRNIVGTRNLSELLTEREILAHTMQSTLDDATEPWGVMVERVEIKDVSLPVSMQRAMAAEAEAARDARAKVIAAEGEKKSATALKEASDVISSSPSALQLRYLQTLSSISAEKNSTIIFPLPMELLTPYLAKYAHMMTAPQQPSQLPEKSDTVLLDAQAAWPKTNL
- the LOC128265749 gene encoding NADH-cytochrome b5 reductase-like, with amino-acid sequence MVANGEQQKQDLNVEEELLQDSDCCGNGCTNCILDHKPRPSKRVLLAGKRNVILSYTKFRLLRRETLESEAESKTGGQVLLLHFGHAPEEPGAGTEDDTVLDIPPGHHVMLRIGSLLRPYSPYWSDFQAKEFRILVKLQAGGPMSRLLAAVQPNDLLEFRGPIGQYAHDASTAKCIYILAQGVAIAPTLPLVRQVLENEEDMSRVWHLVCARDLRHVYFREELLEFAQYWNYRSCLYLPHQQCASAACQEAGHCVPECLHLRRSLRYKETAKVARLDACGLATHLNASIPGQRLLIVAGDSTFQKTMAQMATQSLALDPANVYLL